A stretch of the Medicago truncatula cultivar Jemalong A17 chromosome 5, MtrunA17r5.0-ANR, whole genome shotgun sequence genome encodes the following:
- the LOC11438658 gene encoding cysteine-rich receptor-like protein kinase 15, which yields MDKDKMSSTMIMLIIILMLHVVSCTDHLIIDTYCPDNFPFYTSNTSFHKNLKLLMETLSSNIAASNTSYFNNTSIGQGLDKVYGQALCRGDITNSTVCKECIEKASKDLMNRCKSEDAMVWYELCQVRYSFQMFFSDAVYTGKYPKQNDLEKRVSDPTSFQQVLTYLMNNLSNEAAFNPAKNMFATAEIEFSAKKERIYGLVECTKDVSETDCGSCLSSAVTELNACCSYREGGIIVSRNCNVRFDLFQFFNASSAASLLIFPTSKGGKWKPWMYVLTICGSISILAVLIGLCTACRRQKNDRDKDEERSERMLFQELSSPKNVAITQEGELISSDQLLFMTLATIKAGTDDFSNTNKLGQGGFGAVYKGVLPDGNEIAVKRLSKKSWQGIEEFKNEIILIAKLQHKNLVKLLGCVLEGEEKILVYEFMSNRSLDQFIFDPNKRPKLDWKTCYGIIGGIARGLLYLHEESRLKIIHRDLKPNNVLLDHELVAKISDFGMARMFSENQNTANTKRVVGTHGYMAPEYAMEGLFSVKSDVFSFGVIMLEIISGKRNGGFYLTELAPTLLAYAWKLWNEGKGLEFADPILLESCLDYESEVLRCIHIGLLCVQEDPQHRPTMSNVVVLLGSESMVLPQPRQPAFSSGKMIRVDPSASTNCSLNDSIWSNISPR from the exons ATGGACAAAGATAAAATGTCTTCAACTATGATTATGTTAATCATCATTTTAATGTTGCATGTTGTTTCTTGTACAGACCATCTTATTATAGATACTTACTGTCCAGATAATTTCCCATTTTACACTTCCAACACTTCATTCCATAAGAATCTCAAGCTTCTCATGGAAACTCTCTCCTCCAATATAGCAGCTTCAAACACAAGTTACTTCAACAACACATCAATAGGACAAGGACTAGACAAAGTGTATGGACAGGCACTATGCAGAGGAGACATAACAAACTCCACAGTTTGCAAAGAATGCATTGAGAAAGCAAGCAAAGATTTAATGAATAGGTGTAAGAGTGAGGATGCAATGGTATGGTATGAACTTTGTCAAGTTCGGTACTCGTTTCAGATGTTTTTTTCAGACGCGGTTTATACTGGAAAATATCCTAAGCAGAATGATCTAGAGAAGCGCGTTTCGGATCCTACTAGTTTCCAACAAGTGTTGACTTATTTAATGAACAATCTTTCAAATGAGGCTGCTTTTAATCCTGCTAAGAATATGTTTGCAACTGCAGAAATTGAATTTTCTGCGAAGAAGGAAAGAATTTATGGACTTGTGGAATGTACTAAGGACGTTTCTGAAACGGACTGCGGAAGTTGTTTGAGTTCTGCAGTCACAGAACTCAATGCATGCTGCTCATACAGGGAAGGAGGGATTATTGTTAGTCGAAATTGCAACGTTAGGTTCGATCTCTTTCAGTTTTTTAATGCTTCATCAGCAGCATCCCTTTTGATTTTTCCAACTTCCAAAG GAGGGAAATGGAAGCCTTGGATGTATGTGTTAACTATATGCGGCTCAATTTCGATATTGGCAGTTCTTATTGGGTTGTGCACTGCTTGCCGCCGGCAGAAAAATGATAGAGACAAAG ACGAAGAAAGAAGCGAAAGGATGCTATTTCAAGAATTGTCTAGCCCCAAAAATGTAGCAATCACACAAGAAGGTGAGTTGATTAGTTCTGATCAACTGTTGTTCATGACTTTAGCAACCATTAAGGCGGGTACCGATGACTTTTCTAATACAAATAAGCTTGGACAAGGAGGGTTTGGTGCCGTCTACAAG GGTGTTCTACCAGATGGTAATGAAATAGCTGTAAAAAGATTGTCAAAAAAGTCTTGGCAAGGCATAGAGGAATTCAAAAATGAGATCATTCTAATAGCTAAACTTCAACACAAgaatttggttaaattgttggGATGTGTCTTAGAAGGAGAGGAAAAGATACTCGTATATGAATTCATGTCAAATAGAAGCCTTGATCAATTTATATTTG ATCCAAACAAACGTCCTAAACTTGATTGGAAGACATGTTATGGCATCATTGGCGGCATAGCGAGAGGACTACTTTATCTGCATGAGGAGTCTCGGCTTAAAATCATTCACCGAGACCTAAAGCCAAACAATGTGTTGTTAGACCATGAACTAGTAGCAAAAATATCAGATTTTGGTATGGCGAGGATGTTTTCTGAGAATCAGAATACAGCAAACACAAAAAGAGTGGTGGGAACACA TGGATATATGGCTCCAGAATATGCAATGGAAGGACTATTCTCCGTGAAATCTGATGTCTTCAGCTTCGGCGTAATCATGCTTGAAATCATCAGTGGGAAAAGAAATGGCGGCTTTTACCTAACCGAACTTGCCCCGACTCTGCTAGCATAT GCTTGGAAGCTGTGGAATGAAGGAAAAGGATTAGAATTTGCAGATCCTATATTATTGGAATCATGTCTTGATTATGAGTCTGAAGTTCTTAGGTGCATTCATATTGGGCTCTTGTGTGTGCAGGAAGATCCACAACATAGGCCGACCATGTCAAATGTTGTGGTTCTATTGGGAAGTGAATCAatggttcttcctcaaccgaGACAACCAGCATTCTCTTCGGGTAAGATGATTCGCGTAGATCCATCTGCATCAACAAATTGTTCATTGAATGATAGTATATGGTCTAATATTTCACCACGATGA
- the LOC11439094 gene encoding cysteine-rich receptor-like protein kinase 10, translated as MFHYPIVFKFIQFFLVLYTLDFLSYLALADPPYEICSTRNIYANGSSFDNNLSNLLLSLPFNDSNSISKFGNTSSGIGLDRVYGLYMCLDFVSNETCLKCVTNAIADTVKLCPQSKEAVVYEEFCQVRYSNKNFIGSLNVNGNIGKDNVQNISEPVKFETSVNKLLNGLTKIASFNVSANMYATGEVPFEDKTIYALVQCTRDLAANDCSRCLLSAIGDIPGCCYASIGARVMSRSCYLRYEFYPFYLGEKEQTKSSTNLGGKNNSSKIWMITVIAVGVGLVIIIFICYLCFLRNRQSNKGNGKISKDFPFIDLASLRVATRNFTDSNKLGEGGFGPVYKGILSDGQEVAIKRLSICSEQGSEEFINEVMLILKLQHKNLVKLLGFCVDGEEKLLVYEYLPNGSLDVVLFEQHAQLDWTKRLDIINGIARGILYLHEDSRLQIIHRDLKASNVLLDNDMNPKISDFGMARIFAGSEGEANTTTIVGTYGYMAPEYAMEGLYSIKSDVFGFGVLLLEIITGIRNAGFCYSKTTPSLLAYAWHLWNDGKGLELRDPLLLCPGDQFLRYMNIGLLCVQEDAFDRPTMSSVVLMLMNESVMLGQPGKPPFSVGRLNFIDQNELDLEEEYSVNFLTVSDILPL; from the exons atgtttcattatCCTATagttttcaaattcattcaatttttcctTGTTCTTTACACTCTTGATTTTCTTTCATATCTTGCCTTAGCAGATCCTCCATATGAAATTTGTTCCACAAGAAACATCTATGCAAATGGAAGTTCCTTTGATAACAATCTCAGTAACCTCCTTCTCTCTTTACCCTTTAatgattcaaattcaatctcCAAATTTGGCAACACTTCTTCAGGAATTGGCCTAGATAGAGTTTATGGCCTCTACATGTGTCTCGACTTTGTTTCGAATGAAACTTGCCTCAAATGCGTAACAAACGCAATAGCGGACACTGTAAAACTCTGTCCTCAATCAAAAGAAGCAGTTGTATATGAAGAGTTCTGTCAAGTACGTTATtccaataaaaatttcataggCTCTTTGAATGTCAATGGAAACATTGGAAAAGATAATGTACAGAATATTTCGGAGCCTGTAAAATTTGAGACTTCTGTGAATAAGTTGTTGAATGGTCTTACCAAGATAGCATCTTTTAATGTTTCTGCTAATATGTATGCTACTGGAGAAGTACCCTTTGAAGATAAAACAATATATGCCTTAGTGCAGTGTACCAGAGATCTAGCAGCTAATGATTGCAGTAGGTGTCTACTAAGTGCTATTGGAGATATACCAGGTTGCTGTTATGCCTCCATTGGTGCGAGAGTTATGAGTCGCAGCTGTTATCTGAGATATGAATTCTATCCATTTTATCTTGGTGAAAAAGAACAAACAAAGTCTTCTACCAACCTAGGAGGGAAAA ATAATTCAAGCAAAATATGGATGATTACAGTCATTGCAGTTGGGGTAGGCTTGGTCATAATAATTTTCATTTGCTACTTGTGCTTTCTCAGAAATCGGCAAA GTAATAAAGGAAACGGAAAAATATCTAAggatttcccttttattgatcTTGCATCTCTTCGTGTGGCTACCAGAAACTTTACGGATTCAAATAAGCTCGGGGAAGGTGGCTTTGGGCCTGTTTACAAG GGTATACTTAGTGATGGCCAAGAAGTGGCAATCAAAAGGCTCTCAATTTGCTCTGAGCAGGGCTCGGAAGAGTTCATTAACGAGGTTATGCTGATATTGAAACTTCAACACAAAAATCTTGTAAAACTTTTGGGATTTTGTGTGGATGGAGAAGAGAAGCTTCTTGTATATGAATATTTGCCCAATGGTAGTCTTGATGTTGTCCTTTTCG AACAACATGCACAGTTGGATTGGACGAAGCGGCTTGATATAATAAATGGAATAGCAAGGGGAATTCTTTATCTTCATGAAGATTCTAGACTTCAAATAATACATAGAGATCTAAAAGCAAGTAATGTGTTATTGGACAATGACATGAACCCAAAGATTTCAGACTTTGGAATGGCCAGAATATTTGCAGGAAGTGAAGGTGAAGCTAACACTACTACAATAGTTGGCACATA TGGATATATGGCTCCGGAGTATGCAATGGAGGGTCTATATTCCATAAAATCTGATGTTTTTGGCTTTGGAGTACTATTGCTTGAGATCATTACAGGGATACGTAACGCGGGTTTCTGTTACTCCAAAACCACTCCTAGCCTTCTAGCATAT GCATGGCATCTATGGAATGATGGAAAGGGATTGGAATTAAGGGATCCATTATTACTATGCCCTGGAGACCAGTTTTTGAGATACATGAATATTGGACTGTTATGTGTTCAAGAAGATGCATTTGATAGGCCAACCATGTCTTCTGTTGTTTTGATGTTGATGAATGAATCTGTAATGCTTGGCCAACCAGGAAAACCTCCTTTCTCTGTTGGGAGACTCaattttattgatcaaaatgAACTTGATTTGGAAGAAGAATACTCAGTCAATTTCTTAACTGTTTCTGATATCTTACCCCTGTAA
- the LOC11440416 gene encoding probable L-gulonolactone oxidase 6, with translation MLMIFSNIMRKLEFKSTIFIFLFIIYGVISTPPADPIQCSSNNTNCTITNSNGVFPDRSICRASEVMYPTTEAELISIVALASKNNRKVKVATRFSHSIPKLACPDDNGLLISTKNLNRVLKVDVKLLRMTVESGVTLREIISEAARFEMALPNTPYWWGLTIGGLISTGAHGSTLWGKGSAVHEYVTHIRIVSPAGCEDGYAKVRNLNESHQDLNAARVSLGVLGVISQVTLQLEPLFKRSLTYLTKNDSDLGDELITFGKKHEFADVTWYPSQQKVLYRIDDRVSSVNTFGNGLYDSIGLRSTPSSTLTLSRTTEELQEATHDTNGKCINGKLTTETLAGIAYGLSNNNGTFIGYPVVGFNNRIQSSGTCLDSLDDQMSTACIWDSRIKGPFNYDTAFSIPLSIVKYFIEDVKKLVQLEPKALCGLDLYNGILMRYVTTSSAYLGKTEDAVEFDIIYYRSKDPLTPRLYEDIIEEIEQIGLFKYGGLPHWGKNRNIGFVGAIKKYNKANRFLKVKKKYDPKRLFSSDWTDQVLGLKEGVTILKDGCALEGLCICSKDSHCSPKKNYFCRPGRIYKDARVCRLHVKT, from the exons ATGTTAATGATATTCTCTAATATCATGAGAAAACTAGAATTCAAGTCCACTATTTTTATCTTCCTATTTATAATATATGGAGTAATTTCAACTCCTCCAGCAGATCCAATTCAATGTTCATCAAATAATACAAACTGCACCATCACCAATTCAAATGGCGTGTTCCCCGATCGAAGCATTTGCAGAGCTAGCGAGGTTATGTACCCAACCACTGAGGCGGAGCTTATATCAATAGTCGCGTTAGCTTCAAAAAACAACAGAAAAGTGAAAGTTGCAACGCGCTTCTCTCACAGCATACCAAAACTAGCTTGTCCCGATGATAATGGACTTCTAATAAGCACAAAAAATCTCAACCGTGTGTTGAAAGTCGATGTCAAATTGTTGAGAATGACGGTAGAGAGCGGTGTAACATTGAGAGAGATAATCAGTGAGGCTGCAAGGTTTGAAATGGCTCTGCCAAATACACCATATTGGTGGGGTTTAACCATTGGTGGCCTAATTAGCACTGGTGCACATGGAAGTACATTGTGGGGTAAAGGAAGTGCTGTTCATGAGTATGTAACACATATTAGAATAGTTAGCCCTGCAGGATGTGAAGATGGATATGCTAAGGTTCGAAATCTTAATGAATCTCATCAAGATCTTAATGCAGCCAGAGTTTCTTTAGGGGTTCTTGGAGTTATTTCTCAG GTTACCTTACAATTGGAACCCCTCTTCAAACGATCTCTTACGTATTTGACAAAAAACGATTCTGATTTGGGTGATGAATTGATCACTTTTGGTAAAAAGCATGAATTTGCCGATGTAACATGGTATCCAAGTCAACAAAAGGTTCTTTATAGAATTGATGATCGTGTCTCTTCTGTAAATACATTTGGAAATGGTTTATATGATTCCATTGGTCTTCGCTCAACACCTTCGTCCACATTAACACTTTCTAGAACTACAG AGGAGCTTCAAGAAGCAACCCACGATACTAACGGAAAGTGCATTAATGGAAAGTTGACCACTGAAACATTGGCAGGCATTGCTTATGGATTGTCTAATAacaatg GAACATTTATTGGATACCCCGTTGTTGGATTCAACAACCGAATACAGTCATCAGGGACATGTCTGGATAGTTTGGATGATCAGATGAGCACAGCGTGTATATGGGACTCAAGAATTAAGGGACCATTCAATTACGATACAGCATTTAGTATTCCCTTATCTATTGTAAAATACTTCATTGAAGATGTTAAAAAGCTTGTTCAGTTGGAGCCAAAGGCATTGTGTGGCTTAGACTTGTACAATGGAATCCTCATGCGTTATGTTACAACTTCTAGTGCATACTTGGGAAAAACAGAAGATGCTGTGGAATTTGACATCATATATTACCGCAGTAAAGATCCATTGACTCCTAGGCTTTATGAAGATATAATTGAAGAGATAGAACAAATAGGATTGTTCAAATATGGAGGGTTACCCCATTGgggaaaaaatagaaatataggaTTTGTGGgggcaataaaaaaatataataaggcAAATAGGTTTTTGAAggttaaaaagaaatatgacCCGAAGAGACTTTTCTCTAGTGATTGGACAGACCAAGTGCTTGGACTTAAAGAAGGGGTGACAATATTAAAAGATGGATGTGCATTGGAAGGGTTGTGTATATGCTCAAAAGATAGTCATTGTTCACCAAAAAAGAACTACTTCTGCAGACCAGGCAGAATCTATAAGGATGCAAGGGTTTGTAGGCTTCATGTTAAAActtaa